A window from Fragaria vesca subsp. vesca linkage group LG5, FraVesHawaii_1.0, whole genome shotgun sequence encodes these proteins:
- the LOC101302663 gene encoding F-box/kelch-repeat protein At3g06240-like produces MEDNGKLTGHKFPIPAEIIVIEILSRLPVKSLCRFRCVSKPWRSLISDRKFIALHAEKAFEDKEVFLRRRKVIFNVKCRGLYSMDLDEFLHNHAAHDDLVTATELDFVRQEFHPEQQDRPPWLPFIYSCNNFLLCRFCGSKNGTYLVNPATRELKKVPETPTWRPSPALRDPKIVGLSPCGIGFDYSTNEYKVVDGQIYTDMTIVFSVYRLKTDSWRQIEYHIDEYNPDFHHGIFLNGALHWSAIEASRVSDRPATPTFLLA; encoded by the coding sequence ATGGAAGACAATGGCAAGCTAACAGGGCACAAATTCCCCATTCCTGCAGAGATCATAGTAATCGAGATACTTTCAAGGCTACCAGTCAAGTCCTTATGCCGCTTCAGGTGCGTATCAAAGCCCTGGCGTTCTCTAATCTCCGACCGCAAGTTCATTGCGCTGCACGCCGAGAAAGCCTTCGAGGATAAAGAGGTATTCTTAAGGAGACGAAAAGTCATATTCAACGTGAAATGTCGTGGCCTTTACTCTATGGACCTAGATGAGTTTCTCCATAACCATGCAGCTCATGATGATTTAGTAACAGCGACCGAGCTCGATTTTGTTCGCCAAGAATTTCATCCAGAGCAACAAGATAGACCCCCTTGGCTTCCTTTCATCTACTCCTGTAATAACTTCTTGTTGTGCCGCTTCTGCGGTTCTAAGAATGGGACTTATTTGGTTAATCCTGCAACCAGGGAGCTGAAGAAAGTGCCAGAGACACCGACGTGGAGACCTAGCCCTGCTCTCAGGGATCCCAAGATTGTTGGCTTGAGCCCATGTGGAATTGGATTTGATTACTCGACCAATGAGTACAAGGTGGTTGACGGGCAGATCTATACTGACATGACAATCGTATTCAGTGTCTATAGATTGAAAACTGATTCTTGGCGACAGATAGAGTACCACATTGATGAATACAATCCTGATTTTCATCATGGGATTTTTTTAAATGGAGCTCTTCATTGGTCGGCGATAGAAGCTTCTAGAGTTAGCGATAGACCAGCGACTCCAACTTTTCTATTAGCATAG